One segment of Balaenoptera ricei isolate mBalRic1 chromosome 8, mBalRic1.hap2, whole genome shotgun sequence DNA contains the following:
- the DNAJC4 gene encoding dnaJ homolog subfamily C member 4 isoform X1 translates to MCGGGASPLVRTFRPMGVVWVSKPMRVWTRGLNRSRKRRPPRGPCPPAFMLPLRLRRLWPHNPPTRFFAAAARQRSGPSNYYELLGVHPGASAEEVKRAFFSKSKELHPDRDPRNPALHSRFVELSEAYQVLSHEQSRRSYDHQLRSAASSKCPGTTAHPRSAHQAHSSSWAPPNAKYWAQFHEVRPQGPESRQQQHKHNRRVLGYCLLVMLAGMGLHYVAFRKLEQMHRSFMDEKDRIITAIYNDTRARARANRARPREEQRQGQQLQPPPGPPQGPGIVPPGPSP, encoded by the exons ATGTGCGGGGGCGGGGCTTCGCCGCTGGTCCGCACCTTCAGGCCCATGGGCGTGGTCTGGGTGTCTAAGCCAATGAGAGTGTGGACGCGGGGCCTGAATAGGAGCAGGAAACGGCGGCCGCCGAGGGGTCC CTGCCCgcctgccttcatgctgcccctgCGCCTGCGCCGGCTGTGGCCCCACAACCCTCCCACTCGGTTCTTCGCAGCGGCCGCCCGGCAGCG GTCTGGCCCCAGTAACTACTATGAACTGTTGGGGGTGCATCCTGGTGCCAGCGCTGAAGAAGTTAAACGAGCTTTCTTCTCCAAGTCCAAAGAG ctgcACCCTGACCGGGACCCCAGGAACCCAGCCCTGCACAGCCGCTTTGTGGAGCTGAGTGAAGCGTACCAAGTGCTGAGCCATGAGCAGAGCCGCCGCAGCTATGACCACCAGCTCCGCTCGGCAGCTTCCTCAAAGTGTCCAGGAACCACAGCCCATCCCAGGTCTGCTCATCAGGCACACAG cagctcctgggcacCCCCCAATGCAAAATACTGGGCCCAGTTTCATGAAGTGAGGCCGCAGGGACCAGAGTCAAGGCAGCAGCAGCACAAGCACAACCGGCGGGTGCTGGGGTACTGTCTACTGGTCATGCTGGCAGGCATGGGCCTGCACTATGTTGCCTTCAG GAAGCTGGAGCAGATGCATCGTAGCTTCATGGATGAAAAGGATCGGATCATCACAGCCATCTACAATGACACTCGGGCCCGGGCCAG GGCCAACAGAGCCAGGCCCCGGGAGGAGCAACGGCAGGGGCAGCAGCTGCAGCCACCACCCGGGCCTCCTCAAGGCCCCGGGATCGTGCCCCCCGGCCCCAGCCCCTGA
- the DNAJC4 gene encoding dnaJ homolog subfamily C member 4 isoform X3: MRVWTRGLNRSRKRRPPRAARLPSCCPCACAGCGPTTLPLGSSQRPPGSGLAPVTTMNCWGCILVPALKKLNELSSPSPKRIGHGKGDEGSPAPPQLHPDRDPRNPALHSRFVELSEAYQVLSHEQSRRSYDHQLRSAASSKCPGTTAHPRSAHQAHSSSWAPPNAKYWAQFHEVRPQGPESRQQQHKHNRRVLGYCLLVMLAGMGLHYVAFRKLEQMHRSFMDEKDRIITAIYNDTRARARANRARPREEQRQGQQLQPPPGPPQGPGIVPPGPSP; this comes from the exons ATGAGAGTGTGGACGCGGGGCCTGAATAGGAGCAGGAAACGGCGGCCGCCGAGGG CTGCCCgcctgccttcatgctgcccctgCGCCTGCGCCGGCTGTGGCCCCACAACCCTCCCACTCGGTTCTTCGCAGCGGCCGCCCGGCAGCG GTCTGGCCCCAGTAACTACTATGAACTGTTGGGGGTGCATCCTGGTGCCAGCGCTGAAGAAGTTAAACGAGCTTTCTTCTCCAAGTCCAAAGAG GATAGGTCATGGGAAGGGAGATGAGGGGAgtcctgccccaccccagctgcACCCTGACCGGGACCCCAGGAACCCAGCCCTGCACAGCCGCTTTGTGGAGCTGAGTGAAGCGTACCAAGTGCTGAGCCATGAGCAGAGCCGCCGCAGCTATGACCACCAGCTCCGCTCGGCAGCTTCCTCAAAGTGTCCAGGAACCACAGCCCATCCCAGGTCTGCTCATCAGGCACACAG cagctcctgggcacCCCCCAATGCAAAATACTGGGCCCAGTTTCATGAAGTGAGGCCGCAGGGACCAGAGTCAAGGCAGCAGCAGCACAAGCACAACCGGCGGGTGCTGGGGTACTGTCTACTGGTCATGCTGGCAGGCATGGGCCTGCACTATGTTGCCTTCAG GAAGCTGGAGCAGATGCATCGTAGCTTCATGGATGAAAAGGATCGGATCATCACAGCCATCTACAATGACACTCGGGCCCGGGCCAG GGCCAACAGAGCCAGGCCCCGGGAGGAGCAACGGCAGGGGCAGCAGCTGCAGCCACCACCCGGGCCTCCTCAAGGCCCCGGGATCGTGCCCCCCGGCCCCAGCCCCTGA
- the FKBP2 gene encoding peptidyl-prolyl cis-trans isomerase FKBP2 isoform X1 produces the protein MTRLRRDGSTTGVDSGGAARRNMRLSWVLTVLSICLSALVTAAGAEGKRKLQIGVKKRVDHCPIKSRKGDVLHMHYTGKLEDGTEFDSSLPQNQPFVFSLGTGQVIKGWDQGLLGMCEGEKRKLVIPSELGYGERGAPPKIPGGATLVFEVELLKIERRSEL, from the exons ATGACGCGCCTGCGCAGAGACGGCAGCACGACTGGGGTTGACTCCGGGGGCGCGGCGaggag AAACATGAGGCTGAGCTGGGTCCTGACAGTATTGTCCATCTGCCTGAGTGCCCTGGTCACGGCCGCCGGGGCCGAGGGCAAACGGAAGCTGCAGATCGGAGTCAAGAAACGGGTAGACCACTGTCCCATCAAATCACGCAAAGGGGACGTCCTGCACATGCACTACACG GGTAAGCTGGAAGATGGAACAGAGTTTGACAGCAGCCTGCCCCAGAACCAGCCCTTTGTCTTCTCCCTGGGCACGGGCCAGGTCATCAAGGGCTGGGACCAGGGGCTCCTAGG GATGTGTGAGGGGGAAAAGCGGAAGCTGGTGATCCCATCAGAGCTAG GGTACGGAGAGCGGGGAGCTCCCCCAAAGATTCCAG GTGGTGCAACCTTGGTGTTCGAGGTGGAGCTGCTCAAAATCGAGCGACGTTCAGAACTGTAG
- the DNAJC4 gene encoding dnaJ homolog subfamily C member 4 isoform X4, protein MRVWTRGLNRSRKRRPPRAARLPSCCPCACAGCGPTTLPLGSSQRPPGSGLAPVTTMNCWGCILVPALKKLNELSSPSPKRIGHGKGDEGSPAPPQLHPDRDPRNPALHSRFVELSEAYQVLSHEQSRRSYDHQLRSAASSKCPGTTAHPRSAHQAHSSWAPPNAKYWAQFHEVRPQGPESRQQQHKHNRRVLGYCLLVMLAGMGLHYVAFRKLEQMHRSFMDEKDRIITAIYNDTRARARANRARPREEQRQGQQLQPPPGPPQGPGIVPPGPSP, encoded by the exons ATGAGAGTGTGGACGCGGGGCCTGAATAGGAGCAGGAAACGGCGGCCGCCGAGGG CTGCCCgcctgccttcatgctgcccctgCGCCTGCGCCGGCTGTGGCCCCACAACCCTCCCACTCGGTTCTTCGCAGCGGCCGCCCGGCAGCG GTCTGGCCCCAGTAACTACTATGAACTGTTGGGGGTGCATCCTGGTGCCAGCGCTGAAGAAGTTAAACGAGCTTTCTTCTCCAAGTCCAAAGAG GATAGGTCATGGGAAGGGAGATGAGGGGAgtcctgccccaccccagctgcACCCTGACCGGGACCCCAGGAACCCAGCCCTGCACAGCCGCTTTGTGGAGCTGAGTGAAGCGTACCAAGTGCTGAGCCATGAGCAGAGCCGCCGCAGCTATGACCACCAGCTCCGCTCGGCAGCTTCCTCAAAGTGTCCAGGAACCACAGCCCATCCCAGGTCTGCTCATCAGGCACACAG ctcctgggcacCCCCCAATGCAAAATACTGGGCCCAGTTTCATGAAGTGAGGCCGCAGGGACCAGAGTCAAGGCAGCAGCAGCACAAGCACAACCGGCGGGTGCTGGGGTACTGTCTACTGGTCATGCTGGCAGGCATGGGCCTGCACTATGTTGCCTTCAG GAAGCTGGAGCAGATGCATCGTAGCTTCATGGATGAAAAGGATCGGATCATCACAGCCATCTACAATGACACTCGGGCCCGGGCCAG GGCCAACAGAGCCAGGCCCCGGGAGGAGCAACGGCAGGGGCAGCAGCTGCAGCCACCACCCGGGCCTCCTCAAGGCCCCGGGATCGTGCCCCCCGGCCCCAGCCCCTGA
- the PPP1R14B gene encoding LOW QUALITY PROTEIN: protein phosphatase 1 regulatory subunit 14B (The sequence of the model RefSeq protein was modified relative to this genomic sequence to represent the inferred CDS: inserted 1 base in 1 codon; deleted 1 base in 1 codon) — MLQLPPGAPAAAXRRGAVRSRAHELTRASGPEPAGGRPGGGGAGRGPTARVAPAAAMADSGPAGGAALAAPAPGPGSGGPGPRVYFQSPPGAAGEGPGGADDEGPVRRQGKVTVKYDRKELRKRLNLEEWILEQLTRLYDCQEEEIPELEIDVDELLDMESDDTRAARVKELLVDCYKPTEAFISGLLDKIRGMQKLSTPQKK; from the exons cGCCGCGGAGCCGTGCGGAGCCGAGCTCACGAGCTAACCCGAGCCAGCGGCCCGGAGCCAGCCGGCGGGCGTCCCGGAGGCGGCGGCGCAGGGAGGGGCCCGACG GCACGCGTGGCCCCGGCGGCCGCCATGGCGGACAGCGGCCCCGCAGGGGGCGCGGCGTTGGCGGCTCCGGCCCCTGGACCCGGGAGTGGCGGCCCAGGGCCCCGCGTCTACTTTCAGAGCCCCCCTGGGGCTGCAGGCGAGGGCCCTGGCGGCGCGGACGACGAGGGCCCAGTGAGGCGCCAAGGGAAGGTCACGGTCAAGTACGACCGCAAGGAGCTACGGAAGCGCCTCAACCTGGAGGAGTGGATCCTGGAGCAGCTCACTCGCCTCTACGACTGCCAG gaAGAGGAGATCCCGGAGCTGGAGATTGACGTGGATGAACTCCTGGACATGGAGAGCGATGATACACGAGCTGCCAGGGTCAAG GAGCTGCTGGTTGACTGTTACAAACCCACTGAG gcctTCATCTCTGGCCTGCTGGACAAGATCCGGGGCATGCAGAAGCTGAGCACACCCCAGAAGAAGTAA
- the VEGFB gene encoding vascular endothelial growth factor B isoform X1, whose amino-acid sequence MSPLLRRLLLAALLQLAPAQGPVSQPDAPGHQKKVVSWIDVYARATCQPREVVVPLTMELMGTVAKQLVPSCVTVQRCGGCCPDDGLECVPTGQHQVRMQILMIRYPSSQLGEMSLEEHSQCECRPKKPESAVKLDRASTPHHRPQPRSVPGWDPAPGAPSPADITHPTPAPGPSAHAAPSAASALTPGPATAAADAAASSVVKGGA is encoded by the exons ATGAGCCCCCTGCTCCGCCGCCTGCTGCTCGCCGCGCTCCTGCAGCTGGCCCCCGCCCAG GGCCCGGTCTCCCAGCCTGATGCCCCTGGCCATCAGAAGAAAG tggtgtCATGGATAGACGTGTATGCTCGTGCCACCTGCCAGCCGCGGGAGGTGGTGGTGCCCCTGACCATGGAGCTCATGGGCACTGTGGCCAAGCAACTGGTGCCCAGCTGCGTGACGGTGCAGCGCTGTGGCGGCTGCTGCCCTGACGACGGCCTGGAGTGTGTGCCCACTGGGCAGCACCAAGTCCGAATGCAG ATCCTCATGATCCGGTACCCAAGCAGTCAGCTGGGGGAGATGTCCCTGGAAGAACACAGCCAGTGTGAATGCAG ACCAAAAAAACCTGAGAGTGCTGTGAAGCTGGACAG GGCTTCCACTCCCCACCACCGTCCCCAGCCCCGCTCTGTTCCGGGCTGGGACCCTGCCCCCGGAGCACCCTCCCCAGCTGACATCACCCATCCCACTCCAgccccaggcccctctgcccACGCTGCCCCCAGCGCCGCCAGCGCCCTGACCCCCGGACCTGCCACTGCCGCTGCCGACGCCGCAGCTTCCTCCGTTGTCAAGGGCGGGGCTTAG
- the FKBP2 gene encoding peptidyl-prolyl cis-trans isomerase FKBP2 isoform X3 has translation MARGVHAGAVSVVAVPGDAVGRKLPRERNMRLSWVLTVLSICLSALVTAAGAEGKRKLQIGVKKRVDHCPIKSRKGDVLHMHYTGKLEDGTEFDSSLPQNQPFVFSLGTGQVIKGWDQGLLGMCEGEKRKLVIPSELGYGERGAPPKIPGGATLVFEVELLKIERRSEL, from the exons ATGGCCCGGGGCGTCCACGCGGGGGCGGTCTCCGTGGTGGCCGTGCCTGGGGACGCGGTAGGCCGAAAACTCCCCCGGGAGAG AAACATGAGGCTGAGCTGGGTCCTGACAGTATTGTCCATCTGCCTGAGTGCCCTGGTCACGGCCGCCGGGGCCGAGGGCAAACGGAAGCTGCAGATCGGAGTCAAGAAACGGGTAGACCACTGTCCCATCAAATCACGCAAAGGGGACGTCCTGCACATGCACTACACG GGTAAGCTGGAAGATGGAACAGAGTTTGACAGCAGCCTGCCCCAGAACCAGCCCTTTGTCTTCTCCCTGGGCACGGGCCAGGTCATCAAGGGCTGGGACCAGGGGCTCCTAGG GATGTGTGAGGGGGAAAAGCGGAAGCTGGTGATCCCATCAGAGCTAG GGTACGGAGAGCGGGGAGCTCCCCCAAAGATTCCAG GTGGTGCAACCTTGGTGTTCGAGGTGGAGCTGCTCAAAATCGAGCGACGTTCAGAACTGTAG
- the DNAJC4 gene encoding dnaJ homolog subfamily C member 4 isoform X5 → MCGGGASPLVRTFRPMGVVWVSKPMRVWTRGLNRSRKRRPPRGPCPPAFMLPLRLRRLWPHNPPTRFFAAAARQRSGPSNYYELLGVHPGASAEEVKRAFFSKSKELHPDRDPRNPALHSRFVELSEAYQVLSHEQSRRSYDHQLRSAASSKCPGTTAHPRSAHQAHSSSWAPPNAKYWAQFHEVRPQGPESRQQQHKHNRRVLGKLEQMHRSFMDEKDRIITAIYNDTRARARANRARPREEQRQGQQLQPPPGPPQGPGIVPPGPSP, encoded by the exons ATGTGCGGGGGCGGGGCTTCGCCGCTGGTCCGCACCTTCAGGCCCATGGGCGTGGTCTGGGTGTCTAAGCCAATGAGAGTGTGGACGCGGGGCCTGAATAGGAGCAGGAAACGGCGGCCGCCGAGGGGTCC CTGCCCgcctgccttcatgctgcccctgCGCCTGCGCCGGCTGTGGCCCCACAACCCTCCCACTCGGTTCTTCGCAGCGGCCGCCCGGCAGCG GTCTGGCCCCAGTAACTACTATGAACTGTTGGGGGTGCATCCTGGTGCCAGCGCTGAAGAAGTTAAACGAGCTTTCTTCTCCAAGTCCAAAGAG ctgcACCCTGACCGGGACCCCAGGAACCCAGCCCTGCACAGCCGCTTTGTGGAGCTGAGTGAAGCGTACCAAGTGCTGAGCCATGAGCAGAGCCGCCGCAGCTATGACCACCAGCTCCGCTCGGCAGCTTCCTCAAAGTGTCCAGGAACCACAGCCCATCCCAGGTCTGCTCATCAGGCACACAG cagctcctgggcacCCCCCAATGCAAAATACTGGGCCCAGTTTCATGAAGTGAGGCCGCAGGGACCAGAGTCAAGGCAGCAGCAGCACAAGCACAACCGGCGGGTGCTGGG GAAGCTGGAGCAGATGCATCGTAGCTTCATGGATGAAAAGGATCGGATCATCACAGCCATCTACAATGACACTCGGGCCCGGGCCAG GGCCAACAGAGCCAGGCCCCGGGAGGAGCAACGGCAGGGGCAGCAGCTGCAGCCACCACCCGGGCCTCCTCAAGGCCCCGGGATCGTGCCCCCCGGCCCCAGCCCCTGA
- the VEGFB gene encoding vascular endothelial growth factor B isoform X2, with product MSPLLRRLLLAALLQLAPAQGPVSQPDAPGHQKKVVSWIDVYARATCQPREVVVPLTMELMGTVAKQLVPSCVTVQRCGGCCPDDGLECVPTGQHQVRMQILMIRYPSSQLGEMSLEEHSQCECRPKKPESAVKLDSPRPLCPRCPQRRQRPDPRTCHCRCRRRSFLRCQGRGLELNPDTCRCRKLRR from the exons ATGAGCCCCCTGCTCCGCCGCCTGCTGCTCGCCGCGCTCCTGCAGCTGGCCCCCGCCCAG GGCCCGGTCTCCCAGCCTGATGCCCCTGGCCATCAGAAGAAAG tggtgtCATGGATAGACGTGTATGCTCGTGCCACCTGCCAGCCGCGGGAGGTGGTGGTGCCCCTGACCATGGAGCTCATGGGCACTGTGGCCAAGCAACTGGTGCCCAGCTGCGTGACGGTGCAGCGCTGTGGCGGCTGCTGCCCTGACGACGGCCTGGAGTGTGTGCCCACTGGGCAGCACCAAGTCCGAATGCAG ATCCTCATGATCCGGTACCCAAGCAGTCAGCTGGGGGAGATGTCCCTGGAAGAACACAGCCAGTGTGAATGCAG ACCAAAAAAACCTGAGAGTGCTGTGAAGCTGGACAG ccccaggcccctctgcccACGCTGCCCCCAGCGCCGCCAGCGCCCTGACCCCCGGACCTGCCACTGCCGCTGCCGACGCCGCAGCTTCCTCCGTTGTCAAGGGCGGGGCTTAGAGCTCAACCCAGACACCTGCAG gTGCCGGAAGCTGCGAAGGTGA
- the DNAJC4 gene encoding dnaJ homolog subfamily C member 4 isoform X2, with amino-acid sequence MCGGGASPLVRTFRPMGVVWVSKPMRVWTRGLNRSRKRRPPRGPCPPAFMLPLRLRRLWPHNPPTRFFAAAARQRSGPSNYYELLGVHPGASAEEVKRAFFSKSKELHPDRDPRNPALHSRFVELSEAYQVLSHEQSRRSYDHQLRSAASSKCPGTTAHPRSAHQAHSSWAPPNAKYWAQFHEVRPQGPESRQQQHKHNRRVLGYCLLVMLAGMGLHYVAFRKLEQMHRSFMDEKDRIITAIYNDTRARARANRARPREEQRQGQQLQPPPGPPQGPGIVPPGPSP; translated from the exons ATGTGCGGGGGCGGGGCTTCGCCGCTGGTCCGCACCTTCAGGCCCATGGGCGTGGTCTGGGTGTCTAAGCCAATGAGAGTGTGGACGCGGGGCCTGAATAGGAGCAGGAAACGGCGGCCGCCGAGGGGTCC CTGCCCgcctgccttcatgctgcccctgCGCCTGCGCCGGCTGTGGCCCCACAACCCTCCCACTCGGTTCTTCGCAGCGGCCGCCCGGCAGCG GTCTGGCCCCAGTAACTACTATGAACTGTTGGGGGTGCATCCTGGTGCCAGCGCTGAAGAAGTTAAACGAGCTTTCTTCTCCAAGTCCAAAGAG ctgcACCCTGACCGGGACCCCAGGAACCCAGCCCTGCACAGCCGCTTTGTGGAGCTGAGTGAAGCGTACCAAGTGCTGAGCCATGAGCAGAGCCGCCGCAGCTATGACCACCAGCTCCGCTCGGCAGCTTCCTCAAAGTGTCCAGGAACCACAGCCCATCCCAGGTCTGCTCATCAGGCACACAG ctcctgggcacCCCCCAATGCAAAATACTGGGCCCAGTTTCATGAAGTGAGGCCGCAGGGACCAGAGTCAAGGCAGCAGCAGCACAAGCACAACCGGCGGGTGCTGGGGTACTGTCTACTGGTCATGCTGGCAGGCATGGGCCTGCACTATGTTGCCTTCAG GAAGCTGGAGCAGATGCATCGTAGCTTCATGGATGAAAAGGATCGGATCATCACAGCCATCTACAATGACACTCGGGCCCGGGCCAG GGCCAACAGAGCCAGGCCCCGGGAGGAGCAACGGCAGGGGCAGCAGCTGCAGCCACCACCCGGGCCTCCTCAAGGCCCCGGGATCGTGCCCCCCGGCCCCAGCCCCTGA
- the VEGFB gene encoding vascular endothelial growth factor B isoform X3, whose product MSPLLRRLLLAALLQLAPAQGPVSQPDAPGHQKKVVSWIDVYARATCQPREVVVPLTMELMGTVAKQLVPSCVTVQRCGGCCPDDGLECVPTGQHQVRMQILMIRYPSSQLGEMSLEEHSQCECRPKKPESAVKLDRCRKLRR is encoded by the exons ATGAGCCCCCTGCTCCGCCGCCTGCTGCTCGCCGCGCTCCTGCAGCTGGCCCCCGCCCAG GGCCCGGTCTCCCAGCCTGATGCCCCTGGCCATCAGAAGAAAG tggtgtCATGGATAGACGTGTATGCTCGTGCCACCTGCCAGCCGCGGGAGGTGGTGGTGCCCCTGACCATGGAGCTCATGGGCACTGTGGCCAAGCAACTGGTGCCCAGCTGCGTGACGGTGCAGCGCTGTGGCGGCTGCTGCCCTGACGACGGCCTGGAGTGTGTGCCCACTGGGCAGCACCAAGTCCGAATGCAG ATCCTCATGATCCGGTACCCAAGCAGTCAGCTGGGGGAGATGTCCCTGGAAGAACACAGCCAGTGTGAATGCAG ACCAAAAAAACCTGAGAGTGCTGTGAAGCTGGACAG gTGCCGGAAGCTGCGAAGGTGA
- the DNAJC4 gene encoding dnaJ homolog subfamily C member 4 isoform X7 → MRFGSLSTGLAPVTTMNCWGCILVPALKKLNELSSPSPKRIGHGKGDEGSPAPPQLHPDRDPRNPALHSRFVELSEAYQVLSHEQSRRSYDHQLRSAASSKCPGTTAHPRSAHQAHSSSWAPPNAKYWAQFHEVRPQGPESRQQQHKHNRRVLGYCLLVMLAGMGLHYVAFRKLEQMHRSFMDEKDRIITAIYNDTRARARANRARPREEQRQGQQLQPPPGPPQGPGIVPPGPSP, encoded by the exons ATGAG GTTTGGGTCTCTCTCCACAGGTCTGGCCCCAGTAACTACTATGAACTGTTGGGGGTGCATCCTGGTGCCAGCGCTGAAGAAGTTAAACGAGCTTTCTTCTCCAAGTCCAAAGAG GATAGGTCATGGGAAGGGAGATGAGGGGAgtcctgccccaccccagctgcACCCTGACCGGGACCCCAGGAACCCAGCCCTGCACAGCCGCTTTGTGGAGCTGAGTGAAGCGTACCAAGTGCTGAGCCATGAGCAGAGCCGCCGCAGCTATGACCACCAGCTCCGCTCGGCAGCTTCCTCAAAGTGTCCAGGAACCACAGCCCATCCCAGGTCTGCTCATCAGGCACACAG cagctcctgggcacCCCCCAATGCAAAATACTGGGCCCAGTTTCATGAAGTGAGGCCGCAGGGACCAGAGTCAAGGCAGCAGCAGCACAAGCACAACCGGCGGGTGCTGGGGTACTGTCTACTGGTCATGCTGGCAGGCATGGGCCTGCACTATGTTGCCTTCAG GAAGCTGGAGCAGATGCATCGTAGCTTCATGGATGAAAAGGATCGGATCATCACAGCCATCTACAATGACACTCGGGCCCGGGCCAG GGCCAACAGAGCCAGGCCCCGGGAGGAGCAACGGCAGGGGCAGCAGCTGCAGCCACCACCCGGGCCTCCTCAAGGCCCCGGGATCGTGCCCCCCGGCCCCAGCCCCTGA
- the FKBP2 gene encoding peptidyl-prolyl cis-trans isomerase FKBP2 isoform X2, whose product MRLSWVLTVLSICLSALVTAAGAEGKRKLQIGVKKRVDHCPIKSRKGDVLHMHYTGKLEDGTEFDSSLPQNQPFVFSLGTGQVIKGWDQGLLGMCEGEKRKLVIPSELGYGERGAPPKIPGGATLVFEVELLKIERRSEL is encoded by the exons ATGAGGCTGAGCTGGGTCCTGACAGTATTGTCCATCTGCCTGAGTGCCCTGGTCACGGCCGCCGGGGCCGAGGGCAAACGGAAGCTGCAGATCGGAGTCAAGAAACGGGTAGACCACTGTCCCATCAAATCACGCAAAGGGGACGTCCTGCACATGCACTACACG GGTAAGCTGGAAGATGGAACAGAGTTTGACAGCAGCCTGCCCCAGAACCAGCCCTTTGTCTTCTCCCTGGGCACGGGCCAGGTCATCAAGGGCTGGGACCAGGGGCTCCTAGG GATGTGTGAGGGGGAAAAGCGGAAGCTGGTGATCCCATCAGAGCTAG GGTACGGAGAGCGGGGAGCTCCCCCAAAGATTCCAG GTGGTGCAACCTTGGTGTTCGAGGTGGAGCTGCTCAAAATCGAGCGACGTTCAGAACTGTAG
- the DNAJC4 gene encoding dnaJ homolog subfamily C member 4 isoform X6, with the protein MLPLRLRRLWPHNPPTRFFAAAARQRSGPSNYYELLGVHPGASAEEVKRAFFSKSKELHPDRDPRNPALHSRFVELSEAYQVLSHEQSRRSYDHQLRSAASSKCPGTTAHPRSAHQAHSSSWAPPNAKYWAQFHEVRPQGPESRQQQHKHNRRVLGYCLLVMLAGMGLHYVAFRKLEQMHRSFMDEKDRIITAIYNDTRARARANRARPREEQRQGQQLQPPPGPPQGPGIVPPGPSP; encoded by the exons atgctgcccctgCGCCTGCGCCGGCTGTGGCCCCACAACCCTCCCACTCGGTTCTTCGCAGCGGCCGCCCGGCAGCG GTCTGGCCCCAGTAACTACTATGAACTGTTGGGGGTGCATCCTGGTGCCAGCGCTGAAGAAGTTAAACGAGCTTTCTTCTCCAAGTCCAAAGAG ctgcACCCTGACCGGGACCCCAGGAACCCAGCCCTGCACAGCCGCTTTGTGGAGCTGAGTGAAGCGTACCAAGTGCTGAGCCATGAGCAGAGCCGCCGCAGCTATGACCACCAGCTCCGCTCGGCAGCTTCCTCAAAGTGTCCAGGAACCACAGCCCATCCCAGGTCTGCTCATCAGGCACACAG cagctcctgggcacCCCCCAATGCAAAATACTGGGCCCAGTTTCATGAAGTGAGGCCGCAGGGACCAGAGTCAAGGCAGCAGCAGCACAAGCACAACCGGCGGGTGCTGGGGTACTGTCTACTGGTCATGCTGGCAGGCATGGGCCTGCACTATGTTGCCTTCAG GAAGCTGGAGCAGATGCATCGTAGCTTCATGGATGAAAAGGATCGGATCATCACAGCCATCTACAATGACACTCGGGCCCGGGCCAG GGCCAACAGAGCCAGGCCCCGGGAGGAGCAACGGCAGGGGCAGCAGCTGCAGCCACCACCCGGGCCTCCTCAAGGCCCCGGGATCGTGCCCCCCGGCCCCAGCCCCTGA